TCGGTCCCTCGACAAGTACCTCCACCCGCCGACCAATCATCGAGCGGTGATGCTCCGTCGACAGCCGATGCTGCAGGGCCATCAACTCCGAATGCCGCCGCTGTTTGACCTTGTAAGGGACGTCGTCAGGCAGCACCTTGTCAGCCTTGGTGTTTGGCCGATTGGAGTACTTGAACATGAAAATGTTCTTGTAGCGGACACGCTCGACCAGGGCCAGCGTCGCCTGGTGGTCCTGCTCCGTCTCGCCGCTGAAGCCGACAATGAAATCGCTTGACAACGTGATACCGGGTACCATTTGCCGCGCCCTCTCCACCAGATCCATGTACTCTTCGGCGGTGTAATCCCGCCGCATCCGACGCAACACGGCGTTCGAGCCGCTCTGGGCCGGCAACGACAGGTACTCGCATACCTTGGGCAGGTCGCGCATCGCTTCCAGGATGTCGTCGGTGAAGTCGCCGGGATAACTGGTGACGAAACGGATGCGTTCAATGCCGGGCACATCGTGGACGCGCTCCAGGAGATCGGCAAATCGGACGGTGAGGCCGCCCTCCGCGTAGGAATAACTGTTGACCGTCTGGCCGAGCAAAGTGATCTCGCGCGTGCCCATGTCAGCCAGCTTGCGGACTTCTGCCACGATGTTGGCCGGTGGACGGCTTCGCTCCGGCCCCCGGGTGTAGGGCACCACGCAATAAGTGCAGAACTTATCGCATCCCCGCTGGACGCGAACGTAGGCTTGCAGCACGTTTCCATCGGGCGGCGCCGTACGTGACAGGTCCAGCAACTCAATGCTGTCGTGTTCCAGTGTACGCCGGTCCTTGGGGATTCGCCGCGAGCGGTCGTGTTCAAGGGCCATCACCTGTCGGCGCGTATCAAGAACCTCGGCCAGCAGGTCCGCGATCTGATTCAGTTTTCCGGGACCACAGAGCAGGTCAACGTGCGGAGCCTTGCGCCGGATGCCCTCATGATCACGTTCGGCCATGCAGCCGATCACGCCGACAACCATTTCGGGGCGCTCGCGCTTGATGCGGGCCACCTCGCCCAGTCGGCTGTAGACCTTGTCTTCGGCATGCTGACGGACGCTGCAGGTGTTGAGCAGCACGACGTCGGCCTGGCGGAAATCGTCGACGGAAAGGTACCCCAGTTGGCGGAGTTGCCCCAACACCAGCTCGCTATCGAGCTTGTTCATCTGGCAACCCATCGTTTCCAGGTAGACGCGCTTGTCCATGGCGTGCGCCACTCTGCTCAGCCGGCAAAGTCCGGTCGTTCGACATCCAGACCAACCATTCTACCTGAAGCGGAAGGTGTCCCAAACGGCCGATTCAGCGCAGGCGGGCTTCGTTTTCCTTCTGAATCGCTTCCAGGGCACGCTGCCATCGCGGGCCGCCCAGGTCGGGCGACAGTCCTCGCTGCTGCTGGATGGCCTGCAGAATCTGTTTGGGGTCATGGTCTAAGCGGGTGTGACAGGCCAGATTGCCGCAGAGTGCCCGCCACCAGTTGGGTGATCGCTCGGGAAGTGTCTGCCAGACCTCGGCAAACAGCGGCAAGGCTGCGGCCGGCTCGCCGGTCGCCAGCAAGGACTCAGCCCGCCCAAGCTGGATCTCAGCCCGCGGGAGGCTATCAGAAGGCATCGTCGCGGCCGCTCGGCGGCATTCCTCGTAAACAGCGAGAGCTTCCTTGGCCTGTCCGGCGTGAAGCAGCGACGAAGCCAACCGCAAGCGAATACTCAGCCGCCCGACGGCCGAGAGCCTCTGGGGACGTTGACTGGACCACTCCGAGAGCAGCTCGCCCACTTTCACGGCATCGCGCGCGATTCTGCCGGCCGCGTCACGGTCACCTTCATCGAAGGCACGCTCGATTGCGTCCCTCATGGCCTCGGCCAACCGATCCAGGACCGGACCGGCCTCTTCAGGGTCGACCGCCAAGCACTGCTCCGCCGCCTGTCGAGCCTCGGCAAGCCGCCCCAGACGCGTCAGGGCGATCACCCGCTCGCGACAGACGGCACCGAGCATCAACGACTGATCCGCAAAACGCTTTTCGAAATGCTCCAGCAGAGCCAGGCTCTCGGGGGATTTGTCGATTATCGAGTGGTTCAGCAGGGCGGCTGACAGGATGATCGTCTGAGCGGTCAAGCGACGGTGCTCCACGGTGTCGTCTTTTTTCTCCTGCGCGGCTGCCGCCGCCTGCCGGGCCGACCGGATAGCCCGGTCAGCAAGTTGTCGCATCTGCGTCTCGTTCAACGTCTTTCGGGCGACGGCCTGGTCCAGCGCGGTGCTCAAGCATCGGGCCTCGCCGACTCTTGCGAGCAGCGATTGCGCATCGTCCGGCGCAACCGTTGCATACGTGTCAGCGGCGGCCTCCAACTGACCGTTTTGCTCAAGGGCAACCGCGATGCAGTAGGGAAGCGCCTTGGTCGCCGGCGAAGCCGGCGACAGCTTTTGCATCAGTCGACCGGCGCGAACGAAGGCGTCGCGAACCGCCCGCAGATCATCCTGATGCGTGTCGCGAAGCATGCGTTGCGCAATCGTGACCGCCCACGCGGCAGCTCGTGCGCTGCGATCATGCTTCGGTTGCTGCTCACCCAGATCGCAAAACGTCGCCACAGCCTCCAGCGACCGGCCGGCCGTCAGGTGTGCCGCCCCAAGCAGGTAGAGATACTCTCCTCGCGCCTCGGGCACGACGTCGGCCGGCAGCGTCCCAAGCATGCCTCGGGCGGCGGAGATCACCTCCTCCAATCGCCGGTTGACGGCGGGCTGCGAAGCGGTCGGCTGGGTGGACGCCGGCAGGGAAAGCTCCGCCACCGTCGCGCCGAGGAGCAGTTGCAGACCAAAGGGTGTCCGGATCACGCCGGCATCCTCGTTCTGCACTGCCCCCGCCAGAAGAGCGTACAGTGCGTCGCGGTTCTCCGCCGAGGGCTTTGCGAACGATTCGAGCGGCTGGAGCGCGTCCTCGGGTCGCAGCAGGCTCGCCGGTTGCGTTGTGACGCCGGCTCGGCGGACCAGAACCATGTGATGGGCCCACGCAACTGCCAGCGAAGCCTGAAGATCATTAGGCCTCGATCGCTCCGCCCAGGCGCGTATCTGATCAACATAAGAGAGTGCATCCTCGTGGCGGTTGCGGTCTCGCAGCGTCCGGATCTGCTCGATCACGGCCACCAGCGAGGCGGTTCGCACGCGGGCACGCTCGCGACCATCTCCAATCTGCCCATAGGTCTTGACGATCTGGAGGCTGTATTGGTCCGCTTGGACGTACTCTTCCGCCAGACGCGCCGCGACGGCGGCCATCAGCAACGCGCCGCATCGCTGAACCGGATCGGGCGACTCGATCCAACCGCTTCCCTGGGCCACACGCGCCAGAATAGCCTGCATCTGAGCTTTCCGTTCGGCGGTCGGCAGGTCTGCAGCAAGGACGCGGCAGAAGTCCGCCCAAGCCGACAGGTACGCCGATCGCCCGTCCAGCGTTTCAAGCAGGCGCAGCGAACCGGAGACCATCGCATGTTTCAGCGAGGCTTCGTCCAGAGCCTCGACCGATTTCCAGGCCGCCGAGATGTCTTCACGCAATCGGCTCAGGATCGCCACGGCCCGCTCGCTCAGATCCAGGGCTTGCATGCGGCTCCAGCCCGGTACCTCGTACAGCAACAAGGCATCAAACGCAGCCGGGGCCGTACGTTCCAGCAGATCACGGGCCAGCTCCAATTGCCATCGCAACCGCCACGGGTGATCCGGATGGTTGGCCAGCAGATCACGGAGAATCGAGCTTGCCTGCTCCGTCGCACTCCGCCGGTCCTCGACCGACGTGGCCACTGCGGCCTCCTCCAGAAGCTTTTCCCGCTTGCGAAGCATCGCGTCGGTCGCGTCCGCCGGCGGTGCGTCGGCGAGGTGCTGATCGAGCCATTCGGCCAGCCCTCGTTCCCGGAGGCCCTCGCGAAAGAGCGAGTCATCAAGGGACGCCGCAAAGGAGTGAGCCGAGGCGACGCCGAGCATGGCCGCCGCCAATAGAACCCAACGGCCGGATATGTGTGCGGCTTGCACGCATCTTTCCGGATCGCGGTACGCTTGGGTTGCGGTCCGCAAAAAGGCGGTCCGCCTTGGGAGCTTCACGGAATGTCTTTGTGTCCGTTTCATCGCGTCGCGGCAAAATAGACCTTTGCATAACCGGCCGCCAACGCGGCGTTGTAGGCGTTGACCACGTGATCCCATCGGATGTCGTTGCCTGCCATGAGATGCACGGGTGTGTCGGCGTCGAAGCCCGGCTGCTCCTGGATCTTGCGCAGCGATGGCCCCAATTCGGCCAGAGGCAGCGGCGCCTCGTTGAATCGCTCGATCGTCACGTTGCACCGGTCCGGCTGGTTCGGCTGGGCCACGAAACGCACGCGAATCGGCGTCCGGGGAATCTCCGTGGAAACCGCGGCACTGCGGGCCGGCAGATTGGCCGGCAGCATACCCTCGTTTGACCCGAAGCGACTGGCGGTCAGGAAGAACAACAACAACAGGAACACCACGTCGATCATCGGTGTAAGATTGAGCGTGATGGCGACCAGGCCCGTCCGCCGGTGGGGTCTGTCAAGCGGTCCCGGTCGGTTGCGACCCGTGGAACGGCCCGCCTCGCGCGCGCCCGCGAGAATGCGATCGACGTCAAAATCAGCACTGCGGCTGCTCATCGGCCCGGCTCCAGATCGGTCACCACCTGCAGGCGGGTCAGGCCCGCGCCGGCGACCGCCTGCATCACCTCCCGCACCTGTCCATACGGCAACCGTCGGTCAGCCCGTAAGATCACTTGCACGCTCGGGTTCAGTTCTCCCACCTCCCTCAGCCTGCCGCCCAAGTCGCCCACCGACGCCACCGGAACCGGCCCGAGTTGGAGGCGCGGCTCAACCTTAACCCTTTCCTCGACGTACAGCATGTTAATGATCACTTTGTCCCTCAGCCGACGATCGACCGACTGATTGTCGTCCGGCCG
The window above is part of the Phycisphaerae bacterium genome. Proteins encoded here:
- the miaB gene encoding tRNA (N6-isopentenyl adenosine(37)-C2)-methylthiotransferase MiaB; the encoded protein is MDKRVYLETMGCQMNKLDSELVLGQLRQLGYLSVDDFRQADVVLLNTCSVRQHAEDKVYSRLGEVARIKRERPEMVVGVIGCMAERDHEGIRRKAPHVDLLCGPGKLNQIADLLAEVLDTRRQVMALEHDRSRRIPKDRRTLEHDSIELLDLSRTAPPDGNVLQAYVRVQRGCDKFCTYCVVPYTRGPERSRPPANIVAEVRKLADMGTREITLLGQTVNSYSYAEGGLTVRFADLLERVHDVPGIERIRFVTSYPGDFTDDILEAMRDLPKVCEYLSLPAQSGSNAVLRRMRRDYTAEEYMDLVERARQMVPGITLSSDFIVGFSGETEQDHQATLALVERVRYKNIFMFKYSNRPNTKADKVLPDDVPYKVKQRRHSELMALQHRLSTEHHRSMIGRRVEVLVEGPSKPALRARKAIEAGKEKTSRCVDQLTGHTRGDEIVVFPGPDSLIGKLVTVEVTDASPLTLQGVPADGPGVPPIH
- a CDS encoding biopolymer transporter ExbD is translated as MSSRSADFDVDRILAGAREAGRSTGRNRPGPLDRPHRRTGLVAITLNLTPMIDVVFLLLLFFLTASRFGSNEGMLPANLPARSAAVSTEIPRTPIRVRFVAQPNQPDRCNVTIERFNEAPLPLAELGPSLRKIQEQPGFDADTPVHLMAGNDIRWDHVVNAYNAALAAGYAKVYFAATR
- a CDS encoding biopolymer transporter ExbD, which codes for MRRSIGERRPSRGTLVNMTPMIDVTFLLLTFFMLASHFASAEKVKVDLPRPDDNQSVDRRLRDKVIINMLYVEERVKVEPRLQLGPVPVASVGDLGGRLREVGELNPSVQVILRADRRLPYGQVREVMQAVAGAGLTRLQVVTDLEPGR